In Miscanthus floridulus cultivar M001 chromosome 5, ASM1932011v1, whole genome shotgun sequence, one genomic interval encodes:
- the LOC136453119 gene encoding ABSCISIC ACID-INSENSITIVE 5-like protein 2 — protein MGSQTMASQARGGGGGVGGSGGAGAAQHGQMQSLARQGSLYNLTLDEVQSHLGEPLHSMNLEELLKSVFPDGLDPDGGTTSQYETSSGLLRQGSIMMPPELNKRTVDEVWKGIQDAPKRNAGEGGRRRRERERQPTLGEMTLEDFLVKAGVVTEGYLKDLNDVGNVEQVGSAGAAGLTAGAQWLDHYQQRITAIKPHQHGQHSLPGAYMPGRLALQPLNVGPGAILESYSDGHITSPMMGALSDSPTPGRKRDSRGDVADKLMERRQKRMIKNRESAARSRARKQAYTNELENKVSRLEEENEKLKKQKELEKILFSAPLPEPKYQLRRTGSATF, from the exons ATGGGGAGTCAGACAATGGCATCACAGGCTAGGGGAGGTGGAGGAGGCGTGGGTGGCAGTGGCGGTGCCGGCGCAGCGCAACACGGGCAGATGCAGAGCCTGGCAAGACAAGGGTCTCTGTATAACCTCACCCTTGATGAGGTGCAGAGCCATTTGGGAGAACCCCTACACAGCATGAACCTTGAGGAACTGCTGAAGAGTGTCTTTCCTGATGGCCTGGACCCTGATGGTGGCACTACCAGCCAGTATGAGACGAGTTCCGGCCTCTTGCGACAGGGGAGCATCATGATGCCGCCTGAGCTCAACAAGAGGACTGTGGACGAGGTGTGGAAGGGCATCCAGGATGCGCCAAAGAGAAATGCTGgggagggtggtcggcggaggcgggagcgggagcggcaGCCGACACTTGGGGAGATGACGCTTGAGGATTTCTTGGTGAAAGCTGGGGTTGTCACCGAAGGATATCTGAAGGACTTGAATGACGTAGGCAATGTGGAGCAGGTTGGTAGCGCTGGGGCTGCGGGTTTGACCGCTGGGGCACAATGGTTAGACCACTATCAGCAGCGGATTACAGCTATCAAGCCCCATCAGCACGGGCAACATAGTTTGCCAGGTGCTTACATGCCGGGTCGGTTAGCCCTTCAGCCTCTGAATGTTGGGCCAGGTGCTATTCTGGAGTCATACTCTGATGGCCACATTACTTCACCAATGATGGGTGCACTTTCTGATTCTCCGACACCTGGTAGAAAGCGTGATTCCCGAGGAGATGTGGCAGATAAGTTGATGGAGAGAAGGCAGAAGAGGATGATCAAAAATAGGGAGTCAGCTGCTCGTTCAAGGGCCAGGAAGCAG GCCTACACTAATGAACTGGAAAACAAGGTATCTCGATtagaagaggagaatgagaagctaaagaagcAAAAG